In one Streptomyces sp. NBC_01241 genomic region, the following are encoded:
- a CDS encoding MBL fold metallo-hydrolase: MNGADSLPPLRTRLRSLRPAAFGADPGGARMERIRRSPNFADGVFQNPVGARTRPSGSTLEFAKVYFRKDERARRAPAGTVPVHATTYADLAEPPATGLRLTWMGHSSVLAEIDGRRVLFDPVWGERCSPFAFAGPKRLHPVPLPLAALGPVDAVVISHDHYDHLDLPTIKALAGTDTVFAVPLGVGAHLERWGVPTDRMRELDWNETAKIAGISLTATPARHFCGRGLRNQQHTLWASWAVAGPEHRIYHSGDTGYFPGFKDIGAEHGPFDATMIQIGAYSEYWPKNHTDCTPLPGGWPDIHMTPAQGIQAHLDLQGGKPHGVMMPIHWGTFTLSMHPWAEPGEWTKDAAEEAEQPAAFPRPGEPFEPAGTLPLDPWWRSVAAPIAHPWRRSEATDVAQGQDNRDLDLAGER, encoded by the coding sequence GTGAACGGCGCTGACTCCTTGCCTCCGCTCCGCACCCGGCTGCGTTCGCTGCGCCCCGCCGCATTCGGCGCCGATCCGGGCGGTGCCCGCATGGAGCGCATCCGCCGCTCACCCAACTTCGCCGACGGCGTCTTTCAGAACCCCGTGGGGGCACGGACCAGACCGTCCGGATCCACCCTGGAGTTCGCGAAGGTCTACTTCCGCAAGGACGAGCGGGCGCGCCGGGCCCCGGCCGGCACCGTGCCGGTGCACGCCACCACCTACGCCGACCTCGCCGAGCCGCCCGCCACCGGGCTGCGGCTCACCTGGATGGGTCATTCCAGCGTGCTCGCCGAGATCGACGGCCGGCGGGTGCTTTTCGACCCGGTGTGGGGCGAGCGTTGTTCGCCCTTCGCCTTCGCCGGTCCCAAGCGGTTGCACCCCGTGCCGCTGCCGCTGGCCGCGCTCGGCCCCGTCGACGCGGTGGTGATCTCTCACGATCATTACGACCACCTCGATCTGCCGACGATCAAGGCCCTCGCGGGCACGGACACGGTGTTCGCCGTCCCGCTCGGCGTCGGCGCCCACCTGGAGCGGTGGGGCGTGCCCACCGACCGGATGCGCGAACTGGACTGGAACGAGACGGCGAAGATCGCCGGGATCAGTCTCACCGCCACCCCGGCCCGGCACTTCTGCGGCCGCGGCCTGCGCAACCAGCAGCACACGCTCTGGGCGTCCTGGGCCGTCGCGGGACCCGAACACCGGATCTACCACAGCGGCGACACCGGCTATTTCCCCGGCTTCAAGGACATCGGCGCCGAACACGGCCCGTTCGACGCGACGATGATCCAGATCGGGGCTTATTCCGAGTACTGGCCCAAGAACCACACGGACTGTACCCCACTCCCCGGTGGGTGGCCCGACATACATATGACGCCCGCTCAGGGGATCCAGGCACACCTTGACCTGCAAGGTGGCAAGCCGCACGGGGTCATGATGCCCATCCACTGGGGCACCTTCACCCTCTCCATGCACCCGTGGGCAGAGCCCGGCGAGTGGACCAAGGATGCCGCCGAGGAGGCCGAGCAGCCGGCCGCATTTCCCCGGCCGGGCGAGCCCTTCGAACCCGCGGGAACGCTTCCTCTCGATCCCTGGTGGCGGTCCGTGGCTGCCCCGATTGCACACCCCTGGCGCCGCAGCGAGGCAACGGACGTTGCTCAGGGTCAGGACAATCGCGATCTTGATCTTGCGGGTGAGCGGTGA